Below is a genomic region from Molothrus aeneus isolate 106 chromosome 5, BPBGC_Maene_1.0, whole genome shotgun sequence.
GAATAAACCGGTTTGATTTGTAGCCCGTGCGCTGTTAATGGATCCATGGAGCCCCTGGCGTGTCTGCAGGGCCTGGCCATTCCCCCGGCCCGGTTTCCCCTTGCCaggaggcggcgggggccggCCCGGACCCTCTCTGCCTCCGTCCCCCGGGGCACCGAGAAACGTCGCCAGCCCCCGGGTGGCGCGGCCTCTCCCCGCGCACAGCATGCGCAGTGCTGATATCACCGCCTCCCCACAAGCCTCGCGAGATCCCAGGTGACGCCTGGGCTGGGCCGCGTCTCGGGGCAGGCGGGACGATGGCAGCGGCAGCCCGGCGGCTCCTGGCGGCTACCGTGGTTCGCTCGGGGCGAGCGGGCTggagcgggccgggccgggccccggccccggccgtgCCGCTGGTGCCCTCCCGGGGCGCCACCGTAACCCGCAGCGGCGCCATTTTGCCCAAGCCGGTTAAGGTGAGTGAGGGGCGAGCGGGCGGAGGCGAGAGCAACGGGCGGCAGCGGTGGCCAATCGGTGCGGGcgcagctgctgtgggtgggacCGTGGAAGTGAGTGACAGTGCCTGGGACCAATGAGCGGGGGACTGCGGGCGGGGATGTGGAAGCACTCGGCAGCGGGAGGGAGACGGGAGCGGCCCCCGAGCGTGCGGGGCTCGCCGGGCCCGTGTCCCCCACGTCCCCCCGAGCCAGGCAGCGCTGCGACGCACGGGGGACATCAATACCCGCCTACGCGCCGCCCTTTGTCACCGGCGACCGCCCCCCCTCCCTAAGCCACGGGTGTTCCCTGCCCGCCCCGGGCTGCCCGCTCGCTGGTG
It encodes:
- the SMDT1 gene encoding essential MCU regulator, mitochondrial, producing the protein MAAAARRLLAATVVRSGRAGWSGPGRAPAPAVPLVPSRGATVTRSGAILPKPVKTPFGLLRVFSVVIPFLYVGTQISKNFAALLEEHDIFVPEDDDDDD